From Triticum urartu cultivar G1812 chromosome 2, Tu2.1, whole genome shotgun sequence, a single genomic window includes:
- the LOC125535453 gene encoding receptor-like protein kinase THESEUS 1, translated as MAATTTDAAAAGLVLLLLISHLAVAVAVAGDPLLLACGAPAAITLRDGRVFLPDSNVSISPPHASRTTTTTASSPLYSAARVFSAESTYSLPVPRSPHRHLLLRLHFPQPAQFAVAAGDLELVSVPRPASRATRGRHRYREYLLPHRGGGLLRLLISPRPGSLALLSAVELFPAPDALLPLPLNPPEPFRLAETFYRVNAGAARGEASLNDSFWRLWEGDAAYLLNPAAARSVSVDPASVRYPAGAGPPYAAPAAVYADAQEMADAGVGNQRFNLSWAFPVDPGFRYSVRLHLCDIVGRNSTDLVFDVYINGDAVLSSFDLSGKLGLFNAYFVDFIAAVPPGSEKILLQLGPPRLSYSKPNAILNGVEIMKLGDQETVRRADTLNTAPAGSMAARKKKIAVVTAATTGGAMLITICIVGALLLFRHRRRSKKQRRSLSRLPSSSIGLHTHTGISASKVSAARSHSRPSSGPSLSIGQIRRATNDFDEGRVVGVGGFGKVYRGVLENGTAVAVKRGNPRSQQGLQEFRTEIEMLSRLRHRHLVSLIGYCHEDNEMALVYEFMAGGPLRRHLYGAPGAPATLPPLSWKQRLEACVGAAKGLHYLHTGVSETIIHRDVKTTNILLDGSLSAKVSDFGLSMPAPAVDEAAHVSNNAVKGSFGYLDPDYLRRQTLTDKSDVYSFGVVLLEVLCARPAVDPALPREQASLVDWAMVEGRTLGGLERVMDPRLAGGVGAASLHKFGETAEKCLAEYGADRPAMGDVLWSLECALRLQEAFLSSGGEGSSGIAYGGQGLPGRVPLVGGDGEDGADAGVATRVFSQILDPRGRFSLSVSVEIAGVLVVR; from the exons ATGGCCGCTACCACcaccgacgccgccgccgccggcctggtcctcctcctcctcatctcccaccttgcggtggcggtggcggtcgCCGGCGACCCTCTCCTCCTCGCGTGCGGCGCGCCAGCCGCCATCACCCTCCGCGACGGCCGCGTCTTCCTCCCGGACTCCAATGTCTCCATCTCCCCTCCCCACGCCTcccgcaccaccaccaccacggcGTCCTCGCCGCTCTACTCCGCGGCGCGCGTCTTCTCCGCCGAGTCCACCTACTCCCTCCCCGTCCCCCGCTCGCCCcaccgccacctcctcctccgcctccacTTCCCCCAGCCCGCGCAGTTCGCCGTCGCCGCGGGTGACCTCGAGCTCGTCTCCGTCCCCCGTCCGGCCTCTCGTGCAACCAGGGGTCGCCACCGCTACCGCGAGTACCTGCTGCCGCAccgcggcggcggcctcctgcgcctACTCATCTCGCCGCGCCCCGGCTCCCTCGCTCTCCTCAGCGCCGTCGAGCTCTTCCCGGCGCCCGACGCCCTGCTCCCGCTCCCGCTCAACCCGCCGGAGCCTTTCCGGCTCGCCGAGACCTTCTACCGCGTCAATGCCGGCGCGGCGCGCGGGGAGGCCTCGCTCAACGACTCCTTCTGGAGGCTGTGGGAGGGGGACGCCGCGTACCTCCTCAACCCCGCGGCCGCGCGCTCCGTCTCCGTCGACCCGGCCAGCGTCCGCTACCCCGCGGGGGCCGGCCCGCCGTACGCCGCTCCGGCCGCGGTGTACGCGGACGCGCAGGAGATGGCCGACGCAGGGGTCGGCAACCAGCGGTTCAACCTGTCGTGGGCGTTCCCCGTCGACCCGGGCTTCCGCTACTCCGTCAGGCTGCACCTCTGCGACATCGTCGGCCGCAACTCCACCGACCTGGTCTTCGACGTCTACATCAACGGCGACGCCGTGCTCAGCTCCTTCGATCTCTCCGGCAAGCTCGGGCTGTTCAACGCCTACTTCGTGGATTTCATCGCCGCCGTCCCGCCAGGGTCCGAGAAAATCTTGCTGCAGCTTGGGCCGCCTCGTCTGTCATACTCGAAGCCGAACGCCATCCTCAATGGCGTCGAGATCATGAAGCTCGGCGACCAGGAGACGGTGCGCCGTGCCGACACCCTCAATACTGCTCCGGCGGGATCAATGGCCGCGCGCAAGAAGAAGATTGCAGTTGTCACCGCCGCAACCACCGGCGGAGCAATGCTCATCACCATCTGCATCGTGGGGGCACTGCTGCTCTTCAGGCATCGCCGAAGGAGCAAGAAACAACGGCGGTCCCTCAGCCGGCTGCCGTCCTCCTCCATAGGCCTCCACACGCACACCGGCATCTCGGCATCCAAGGTCTCAGCCGCGAGAAGCCACAGCCGCCCGTCCTCAGGGCCGTCCCTCAGCATCGGCCAGATAAGGCGGGCGACCAACGACTTCGACGAGGGCCGGGTGGTCGGCGTCGGCGGGTTCGGCAAGGTGTACAGGGGGGTCCTGGAGAACGGCACGGCGGTGGCCGTGAAGCGCGGGAACCCGCGGTCGCAGCAGGGCCTGCAGGAGTTCCGCACGGAGATCGAGATGCTGTCCAGGCTCCGGCACCGCCACCTGGTGTCCCTCATCGGGTACTGCCACGAGGACAACGAGATGGCGCTGGTCTACGAGTTCATGGCCGGCGGGCCGCTCCGGCGCCACCTGTACGGCGCTCCCGGCGCGCCCGCCACGCTCCCGCCGCTGTCGTGGAAGCAGAGGCTCGAGGCCTGCGTCGGCGCGGCCAAGGGCCTGCACTACCTTCATACCGGCGTCTCCGAGACGATCATCCACCGGGACGTGAAGACCACCAACATCCTCCTCGACGGGAGCCTCTCCGCCAAGGTCTCCGACTTCGGGCTGTCGATGCCGGCGCCGGCCGTCGACGAGGCGGCGCATGTGAGCAACAACGCGGTGAAAGGCAGCTTCGGGTACCTGGACCCGGACTACCTCAGGCGGCAGACGCTGACGGACAAGTCGGACGTGTACTCCTTCGGCGTGGTGCTCCTGGAGGTGCTCTGCGCCAGGCCGGCCGTCGACCCGGCGCTGCCCCGCGAGCAGGCGAGCCTCGTGGACTGGGCGATGGTGGAGGGGCGGACGCTCGGCGGGCTGGAGAGGGTGATGGACCCCCGGCTCGCGGGCGGCGTCGGCGCCGCCTCGCTGCACAAGTTCGGCGAGACCGCGGAGAAGTGCCTCGCGGAGTACGGCGCCGATCGGCCGGCGATGGGCGACGTGCTGTGGAGCTTGGAGTGCGCGCTCCGGCTGCAGGAGGCGTTCCTGAGCTCCGGCGGCGAGGGGAGCAGCGGCATTGCGTACGGCGGGCAGGGGCTTCCTGGCAGGGTTCCTCTGGTGGGTGGCGATGGTGAAGACGGTGCAGATGCTGGGGTGGCAACAAGGGTCTTCTCACAGATATTGGATCCAAGGGGAAG GTTCAGTTTGAGTGTCTCTGTTGAAATTGCTGGTGTTCTGGTTGTAAGATGA
- the LOC125535455 gene encoding telomeric repeat-binding factor 2-like, with product MVARATQQASTTMPPLAAADAFRVLEFVAGNRRVPHSLLAGLLAALPPVSPHTSPRLRKAIALRALDAALSGSDADGSGEVLRKARDVLADPGVAACFPDHLAVVRDDVAALRRLVDAEWESLPPSELELEADRIAGAGALDTWANADQDTRKKLRRLVGESTAREILGKLGQDPSKAPQVDEAANAPSTSGANEGDRAQQDDEAHLGRGKGEASLAQEDCARHQQEPVERTTDARIPEKPVTSAATKGKEQATSSHVTGQAAPDHNKSHPVTGPKPSLMERKPSAIVYQWDSGDSDSERPPHQRRLPNYERRMRPPPAVPYKTRKKWTEIQERTLIEGVDKYGKGNWKDIKIAYPDVFQDRSTVDMKDKFRNMGRH from the exons ATGGTGGCCCGGGCGACCCAGCAGGCCAGCACCACCATGCCGCCCCTGgccgccgccgacgccttccGCGTGCTCGAGTTCGTCGCCGGCAACCGCCGCGTCCCCCACTCCCTCCTCGCCGGCCTGCTCGCCGCCCTCCCGCCCGTCTCCCCGCACACCTCCCCGCGCCTGCGCAAGGCCATCGCGCTCCGCGCCCTCGACGCCGCCCTGTCGGGCTCTGACGCCGACGGCTCCGGCGAGGTCCTCCGCAAGGCCCGCGACGTCCTCGCCGACCCTGGCGTCGCGGCCTGCTTCCCCGACCACCTCGCCGTCGTCCGCGACGACGTGGCCGCCCTCAGGCGCCTCGTGGACGCCGAGTGGGAGAGCCTCCCTCCCtccgagctcgagctcgaggccGACCGGATCGCCGGCGCCGGAGCCCTCGACACGTGGGCGAACGCCGACCAGGACACGCGCAAGAAGCTTCGCCGGCTCG TAGGGGAGTCGACGGCGCGTGAGATTTTAGGCAAGCTTGGGCAAGATCCATCCAAGGCTCCTCAAGTTGATGAGGCGGCCAATGCGCCCAGCACAAGTGGTGCGAACGAGGGTGATCGTGCTCAGCAAGATGATGAAGCTCATCTTGGTAGGGGAAAAGGAGAAGCTAGCCTTGCCCAAGAGGATTGCGCTCGACATCAACAAGAGCCAGTAGAAAGAACGACCGATGCTCGAATTCCTGAAAAGCCGGTAACAAGCGCAGCAACCAAGGGCAAGGAGCAAGCTACGTCTTCTCATGTCACCGGACAGGCTGCCCCTGACCATAACAAGAGCCATCCAGTAACAGGTCCTAAGCCTAGTCTTATGGAGAGGAAACCTAGTGCAATCGTTTATCAG TGGGATTCTGGCGACTCCGACTCTGAAAGGCCGCCACATCAGCGCCGGTTACCGAATTACGAAAGGAGGATGAGGCCTCCGCCCGCAGTTCCATACAAAACAAGAAAGAAATGGACCGAGATACAAGAGAGAACCCTGATCGAAGGGGTTGACAA GTACGGTAAAGGCAACTGGAAGGACATCAAGATCGCCTACCCGGACGTGTTTCAAGACAGATCGACG GTGGATATGAAGGACAAGTTCAGGAACATGGGGAGGCACTAA